TTGGGGATCTGAATGATGAATTACTTGTCTTCATCGCTGAACAAAGTGTAGCAGCAATTAATGAAGCTTTTGATACAATGGAACCTTTTATTCTCGAAACATCAAAGGGAACGATTACGGGTGCTTATTCAAACAGACACAGTGAAACGAAATTATACAATAACACATTAATCACATACCTTTTTAAAACTGAAACAAAATCTATCCTGATGTATAGTTTTGCATGTCATCCCACAATTATGCATGCGGATAATCTGTTATTCAGTAAAGATCTTATTGACGGTATCGAGAATGCTGCCGATGTTGATTTTATGTTTTTCTTGAATGGACCCAATGGGGATATCAGCACGCGTTTTGTGAGAAATGCATCAACATTTGCGGAAGTTGAACGGATTGGATTGAGTATTTGGGAGCAAATCTCACAGACAATAGCTCGAGGTGAGGAAACAATACTTTCACCCATTGTAGTTCATAATCGCACATATGAACTACATACAAAGCAAACAAGCATGTTTGACAAAGCAATTTATGAGCAATACACTAAAGCATTTGAATTAACACCGACACCTGAATTGCGGACAAAAATTGAAGGCATGGAAATTGAACGGCTCTTTGCAGATACAATTATGCCTCCAATGCTCCCAGTTGAAGTTCAGATAATTAGTGCTGGAAAGCACACGTTAGTCATGTTTCCAGGTGAATTATTTGGGTCTCTATGTCCTGCGAATGCCTGGATGATTACCAATTCGAATGGGTACCATGCCTATTTTGCGGATAAAGATGCTTACGATCATAATTACTATGAAGCACTAACAAGTTTTGTGTCACCAGGGGCAACCGAATTAATGATACAGCAATTACAGAAAGATATTGAGGAGATTACAGATGGAAACTAAAAAATACATGAACTATATTATTGAAACAATGGGTGAATTGCGTGATACGCAGGCTGACGCAATTGATAAAGCCAGTGAATTTATGATTGAGTCGTGTGCACAAGGTGGTCGTGTTTATATTTTTGGGAGTGGTCATTCCCATCTTGTTGCCGAAGAAATGTATGTACGAGCTGGGGGCTTGCGCTAACCAAAGGAATTCTACCTGACGAATTGATGCTGCATGGTGTTACGGGTAAGAGCACGCAAATTGAGCGTCTTGATGGTTATGCCAAACCGATTCTTATGTTGCATAAACCAGCTCCTGAGGATACCTTAATTGTCGTTTCGAATTCTGGACGGAACAATGTACCGGTTGAGATGTGCTTAGCAGGTAAGGAATTGGGAATGAAAGTTGTTGCGATTACTTCGATGAAGCACTCATCCGCAGTGACATCACGCCATCACAGTGGTTTACGTATGTTTGAGATTGCGGATGTAACCATCGATAATCTTGCTGTAGCTGGCGATGCTGATTACTATGTAGAAAATTTTGATGTACCAACGGGTCCTATTAGTGATATTATGGGGCTTACAATTGCCCAAACTTTAGTTGTAAATACGGTTGATGGATTGGTCCGTCGTGGGATTGAGCCACCTGTATTTAAGAGTTCAAATCTTGATGGCGCCGATGCATATAATAATGAGCTATTCGATAAGTACTTTGGCTACTGGAAATAAAAAGTGGGAATTCCCACTTTTTATTTTTTCTTTTGGCGGACTTGTTGTTTAATTTCTTCCATGATATCCGTAAATTTACGTGAAGACAGCGATGGAAATGATCGTAGAATTCGAAGTTCGCCACGCTTCAGTGATTGTAAACTGTCGCGTACACCGTGTTCCAAAGACGTAATTTTTGAATTTAGGGTATCTTTCATTGCATGAATATTTACCACTCTATTTTTGAGATGCATTGTGGATGCAACGGATACGATTGTATCAATGACAACAATGACAAACAAAACGCTTGCAAGAATCGTGAGTACATTTTGAGGTATTGTATTGATAAAGTCGATGATGCGTGGGTGAACCCATGTGACTAAAATCAAACATAGAAATCCAAACATAAGAGAGTTCTTTAAACACACACGACCTTTGATATTATAGGGTTGCTGGGAATAATCCCACCAGCGCATATGAAACAGTTTCTCCATTATAAAACTTGTTATGTATTCTAAGGAACTTGTGAGTAGTAATCCATATACAAACACAAGGACGGGATCGTTAATATAGGGATCGAGTACGTATAAAATAAGAATTGCTCCAAACCCATAGATAGGGACAAGGGGACCATTCAAAAACCCCCGCTCTACAAACTTTCTTTGTGGAATGGAACAATAAATCGTTTCTAAGATCCATCCAATGAATGCATAAATAATCCAATAAGAAAATATATGTGTAATTGTAACCACCATGAGATCACCTCTTTCTTCTATTATACTGCGAATAAGCGCCAATAGTTGAATGAATGGTGAAATGCAACGCAAAAAATAGATTTGTCTTGTTTACATGTAAAGTGTTATCATAATAACGTACTAAAAAAGAAAACGGGGGCATTATGAAAAAATTAATAAGCATACTCTTAGTTGCACTTCTTGTGTTAACGGGATGTACAACCAAGGGAACAGCAACACCAGCAGAGACACCCAATGCTGAATTTGCTGCATATTTGGATGAATTATTGGTAGAATCCATGGATCCAAAGGACTTCTCAATTAACTTTATGTTTGTGAATCCTGAAAATTATGGTATTACACCTGAACCATACGAGCTGACATTCTCTACAAATGAGGATGAGGCAGAATCTGTTGCGGAAACAGAAGCCATGATCAAGAAGTTAGAGTCATTCAGTGATAAGACATTAACAGCGCAACAACAACTTGATAAAAAAGTTGTTATTGAACAGTTAAAGAATGGTCTTGAGATGGCACCTTACTATGATTATGAGCAAGGTGGATCCGTTATTGGATACTCACGTAATTTAATGGGAAGTTTCCCAGCATACCTTGAAACCTACGTATTTAGAAACCAACAAG
The window above is part of the Erysipelothrix sp. HDW6C genome. Proteins encoded here:
- a CDS encoding putative ABC transporter permease — its product is MVVTITHIFSYWIIYAFIGWILETIYCSIPQRKFVERGFLNGPLVPIYGFGAILILYVLDPYINDPVLVFVYGLLLTSSLEYITSFIMEKLFHMRWWDYSQQPYNIKGRVCLKNSLMFGFLCLILVTWVHPRIIDFINTIPQNVLTILASVLFVIVVIDTIVSVASTMHLKNRVVNIHAMKDTLNSKITSLEHGVRDSLQSLKRGELRILRSFPSLSSRKFTDIMEEIKQQVRQKKK
- a CDS encoding neutral/alkaline non-lysosomal ceramidase N-terminal domain-containing protein; this encodes MRIGVARRNITPSIGTEMGGYGIERKSKGVHDALYTKVVIIDTHIFIGLDLVAIDHNLRERIESRVDLHGYTMSLSASHTHSGPAGTLDTSGMLKGMSHVFGDLNDELLVFIAEQSVAAINEAFDTMEPFILETSKGTITGAYSNRHSETKLYNNTLITYLFKTETKSILMYSFACHPTIMHADNLLFSKDLIDGIENAADVDFMFFLNGPNGDISTRFVRNASTFAEVERIGLSIWEQISQTIARGEETILSPIVVHNRTYELHTKQTSMFDKAIYEQYTKAFELTPTPELRTKIEGMEIERLFADTIMPPMLPVEVQIISAGKHTLVMFPGELFGSLCPANAWMITNSNGYHAYFADKDAYDHNYYEALTSFVSPGATELMIQQLQKDIEEITDGN